Within Anopheles ziemanni chromosome 2, idAnoZiCoDA_A2_x.2, whole genome shotgun sequence, the genomic segment GCGGAGTCGGAATGATCGTGATCGCTCTACGATCGTTCGATCCCAAGACTCTAGGAGACCTGTGCGGGCGGCTGTCCCGTAGGCTCGGATGTCGATTATCTGCAAATTGGCTCGGGAAACAACGGCCATCACGGGCGCTGGCAGGGCGCCCAATTAAAGGTTTTGCGCCGGCGAGTGCGTAGGAGTCGCTAAGGAGTATGCGCTTGCGTGCGGATcccgtttgcgttttttttttttggttttgttttgtagatcgCTTTGGCAAATGTGTGCAGCTTATGAAGCATCTTTACGGTGCCGCACCGGTGGGATGTTGCGGTTATATTGTGGCGGGTTTTCCAATTATGTGCACGGCTGGCTTTAATGAACTTTACACTCCCCGTGACCTTCCCACGATCAGAAACGTTTAGCATTTAAAACATTCGTCGACGAAAGCACCCCACGGTGAATGACATGATAACGAGAGTTCTCAGACAGTGATGATTGCTGGAAGGTTGAAAGAAGGAAATGATACAATTAGTTTTATCTATTCAGATTTGATTTCCTCCCTAATGAGAAACTAAATATATTTGATGAAGAGCTTAAATATTTTGCCTTTACCAAGCTCCGACGATGAAAAAATGTAACTTTTTCATCATGCAAAATATCCTCTTGGGAAAATTTATCATCTTGAGGTTGGTATGCATGCACGGAATGTTCACTgtagttttctgttttcccttCCGGACCGTCATGTATTTATGATACAAACCCTTTGAATCCCGTCCATAATACGTTGCTGCTAGACGGCGTAATGCATTCGCAAGACTGGGCaaagaaaaatgatgattTCTTTTCTCCGCAATTTCATGCGTCGGTGGTTCTGCAAGCCACTTTCAAAATAGACTCTTTTCACCGACGCCCCTAATGGCGAACGTGTACATGTATGAGCTCTCctttgaaaagcaaaacacacggtttgttttttctttccttccctcaatccctcccctccccgtcCGGGTTGCCACACAAACGACAAATCTGGCCCCTCGGCGGCACGACGCCATAACGCTACCGGCTCAAGATGGTGTCCTTACTAGCGGACTTCGGGGGTCCTTTGAGTgcaggaagaggaagaaagtaattaaaatttatgtgtTTCACCAGCGTTACCGGCGTCGGTTGCTCGTTGAGAGTTGCAGATGGAAACAACAGATTGTGAATGGAACCAGGGCTTTTTTTTACTGgtttacttttcactttcaatcCCAGCGCCCGCCTGCGAAAGCTGTTGCAATCGGTTACAACTCTTTTTCGTCGAATGCCTGAATgaatggaaagggaaaaaaataataacaaaatattccTTGTACCGTGCGCAACGGGGGTATGCAAACATCTAGACTAATGTGTACGTGCGTAAAGTTCTACCTCGACGGTCGTAGAGGGGAGGACGTGGCTGAGGCGTTAAACCGGCGAATACCTCTTGCGCAAGTTGTAAATCGTCCACTTTAAAAGTTTCTTTTGTAACTTTAAAGCATGCTGTAGAAGAAATGGCTCTTGAATGTTAAGTATAAGAATCGGAAAGCGAACTCTCTGCGACCATTCCATACCTGCCTTTGAAAGCTAAAATGGTTTTTCAATGGTTTAAAAAGGATGTGAAATGTATagttcttttaaattcactAAAAACatatgcaaaacaaatatgcatCGAATACAATACAGTTCCAACAATAATTAAGCAGAATTTTTCATAACATGTGTTGCTACATAATAAGCGCCTTGAAATAATGTTGTTCATTTTGTGAAAaccaatttgaaaatattgttcAGATATGGATTTATCAATTGTATAACATCGGAAGTGACTGCGTTTCAAATACACAAATTTGAACATGAAACTTTTCAGACGGCATTACCGATTTGAATGGTAGAAGCATGTTTGCCTTTGCtacaatttttaaaagttaTAAATTTAACGTAACTAGCTTTAACAATagtttgaagtttttattgctaggaattttcatcatttgcGCATCATTTTGCgttttaattaataataatatttatctGTTGGTGTTCCCAAATAAGGTTTTTAATGTTCTTGCACTCTTCGAAATAATTAGATTTGGACAGGTTTTGATCTCGAGCATAGGTTGTTTTATTCActcaactgattttattcctTGATCGTACCGATAAAACTTTTGTCCTTTTACGTCCGCTTCTGACTTGCTACTGGCTTGCTTATTTCCACTCCTTCCAGCTACTCCGTTGTCAATTCCGCTCCTGGGTTCGAACCTAGCCAGCTATTATGGTAACTATTTTGTATGGTCCGAACGGCTCGAGCAGTTCGAGTACTTTTAAAGTGGACGTTCGTAACACTCCCCCCCAGTACGACAATCCTAATTGTCTTACTCTGTATTCGGGAGAACGTCCAATACTGCAATCTTAGTAGCCGGGCGCTCGTATAAGGCGCCGGAACTTCGTCCGTGAGGCTTGTAAGTACCTCGTCCGTGAGGCTTTTGAAGGAACAAACTGCCGATAAATTCGTCTTCACGGTTCTTACTAGTCGCTCCCATGACCCGCCCATGTGAGGCGTAAGTGGAGGATTAAATACCCAGTCCGTCTCTGAGTCGATGAATTCGGTGGCTAGTCCATTCAGGTCGATGTGTTCTGCGAGTCTAATCAGTTCACGTTGCGCTCCTATAAAATTGGTTCCTCGGTCGCTGTAGAACTTGCGGGGACGCCCTCGTCTGGTGATGAAATTTCTAATCGCCATGATGCAGGAACTGGATGTCAATGAATTCACCTTTTCCATGTGAATCGCCCGTGTAGTGAGACACGTTGCTAGCATTATCCAACGCTTTTGGTTGCTTCGGCCTACAACTACCTCGATTGGTCCAAAATAATCGACGCCGGTGTGCGTAAATGGCGGGGAAAATGCAGCTAGTCGACCGGGTGGTAAATCGCTCATCATCGGTGGCTTTGGCACTGCTCTCTCATTTTTACATTGTTGACATTTGCTCCGGATCGTAGAAAGACGTGAACGCAAGTGActgatttgatatttttgaCGAATTTCGTTGATGACCGTCTCGATGTTCTGATGATGGTAGCTCTGATGGAAGTACGCTACGAGCAAATCTGTGACGTGATGTTTGCTGGGTAGGATAATCGGGTTTTTAGCTTCTTCGGTGGCATAGCTATACGCTGTGATTCTGGTTCTCATACGCATGACGCCATTCCGATCGATCCACGGAAGAAGTTTGTACAATGCGCTCGTTTTATAGGTGAGCATGTCGCTCTGGATGTCCCACCACATTCCCAATACTTTTTCCATCGATGGTTCTGAGGAAAGATCTAGATATTTGTTGACGGGACTGCTCTTTTGAAACGCTGATATGACCTCTGTGGAATTTGAGATCCAATTCCTGATCTCAAAACCCCCTGCTGCATGTACCAGGCCTACGTCGTTGATCAGCTTCGCCGCCTCTGCCTCCGTTTTAACACTTATCAGCAAGTCATCCACGTAATGAGACTTTACGATAGCACTCCAGGCCTCTGGATGACTAGCTTGATACTGATCTGCGTTGAGGTTCTTGATGTATTGTGCCGTACATGGCGAGCAGCAAGCTCCAAAGGTCATGACTTTCATTGCGTACACTGCTGGTTTCCCATCGTCCTTTGTCCACAAAAAACACTGGTACCGTTGGTCCTCGCCGATGATGCCAATTTGATGGAACATCTCGCGGATATCTCCGGCTATACCAATGCGATGAACCCGGAAACGAAGTAGGATGTCGAACAATGGAGTGACGAGATCAGGTCCTTTCAATAACATAGAATTCAGGGATAGCCCTTGGTGAGTTTTGGCAGCTGCATCCCACACTATTCTGACTTTCCCAGGTTTGTTAGGGTTAACGacgggaaaaatgggaaggTACCACTTGACATCTGCTTGTTCGATTGTGGAAAGTTCACGTATGTAGTCCTTCCGACAATAATCCGCTATGGTTTGCTTGAGCACACGAGCAAGCTCTGGGTCCTTTTCCATACGTCTCTCTAGGTTTTGATGTCTGCGCAGCGCCATATCTTTGTTTGGTGGCAAGTTAACGTTATCAAAACGCCAGAGTAGTCCTGTCTCATAACGCGTTCCGTTGAAACTGGTGCGGGTTTGAAGAATGTTCATCGCGCGCTCATCATCGGCGGCCATCAGCGGTTTTGCAGGTTTTGTCACGCCCATATTGTCTAGCGAGAAATACTCCAACAGGGCACGGTGCATATCTGCGTCTACGTTGTCCTCATAGCGATGAATGTATAACGATTGTGGACTCGATGATTTACCCGCGTTACCTCCTACTGGACCGTATACTGTCCAACCTAGGCTCGTTTTTGCTGCTAGTGGCTCCCCGTAGCgtccttcttttattttccgtgCTGCTGCTATTTGGGGATGACTCGCACCGATGAGTATCCGCGGTGTAGCATTCTCGTAAGACACTAACGGCAAGCCTTTAAGATGTTGGTATCGATCAGCCAGATGAGTCATATTTGCGGTCTGAGGTGTGAGCTTGAGATGAGCTACTGTTCTAGCCTTCTTCAAAGTGAACTTTCGCCCTGCAGCAACAATCTGAATGTTTACCATTTGCGACTTTGGTTCCGTCCTGATCGTGCCATCGGACCACTTGACGCTGAGCGGGTTGAGCTTTCCATTCAGTTCCATCTCGTCGACTAACGCTTGATCGATGAGCGTTAATTCCGATCCTTCGTCCAGGAGTGCAAACGTATCGATCTGCTTCCCCGCGCCTACAACCGTTATTGGTACGTATTTCAACAACACCGACCCGGATACCGATAGGTGGGTGTTGTGGGACACGTTTAGATTTGGATCGATGCGAGGCTGTTGCAACGACGGGTTGGTTCCTTGATGCTCGTTGTGCAGCAGCTGATGATGTTTCCGCACGCATCCGTGTTTTCCACACAGTTGAAAACTGCAGCACGCTTCGGGTGGGCCTTTGTATTGCTGCAGGCAACTCCTACAAAGCGCGTTCCGGTTCACCACCTCCCAACGCTCCTGACGTGTCATTTgctgaaaagttttgcatTCAGTTAATAACTTGCAGTTCTTATTGCAAACGACACAACATTGTCCTGTTTCGGTAGTCCGTCGTCTAGGTATGTCTACAGTGTGCGAATTTACTCGCCTGCCTCGTCTGTCAGACATCTGGGGCACGCTCGGCTTCTTCTGATCCATCTCCGTTGTCGACGGTATTATAACGCCACTAACCGCTTCGGCTAAAGTGAACAACCAGTCACTAAAAGACGAGAGGTTAGCTTCGGGTAAAGTGGCTTTATGTTGTGCCCACTGGAGCTTTACTGTGGGGGGAAGCTTTCCGACTAACTGGTGCAGTAGTGTAACATTGTACAGGTAGTCCGGAATGTCGCACGCCTCCACAGTTGCACAGTAATTTTGCACTGCCACCGCAAAATCCACTAGTGTTTCCAGTCTGTCTTCTTTGGGGGTGGGAAGAGCGCCTATCTTCAAAGTCAGTTGATGGATTATACGCTCGGGCTGTCCGTATAACACTCTCAATGTATTTATTATCCGGGCATTGTTGCTTGGGTACATCAACAGACTGCGCACAGCTTCCAGCGCTTTCCCGATGAGGCCATTTTGCAACCGTATCAAATTCTCCTCCTCGGTAAAGCCACACATTTCAGTGGTGCGGTTGTAGGTTGCAATGAATAGCGGCCAATTTTCAGCGTTCCCATCGAATTTTGGAAGTTCTCGGGAAATTGCCTTACGTGCTGCTACTTTCTCCTTATTCAGCCCAGAGTGTGTTTTAGATTCGGCGATCGTATGCGACCCCGACGGAGCATGGCTTTGCTTAATTGGACCCTCTGCACTAGTTTGGCGGCTACTAGTCTTACTGGATCGGCTGTAGAGGGAGCAGGCATCCTGGTCTTGTTCTGCTGCTAGGGACAATAACGCATACTTTTTTGCAATATATGCCTGctcgatgtttttttcttcttccaattTCCTCAACGAAAGCTCCAGCTCACGAACACGCACTGATGACGCTTGCGAACTATGGGAGGAAAGCGCAGACATGGCCCGCTCCGACTTGATGGCCTTTGCGAGAACAATATTTCCAGATCGCTCACCTATCAACATATCTTTTTGTTCCGTGGCACACACTGACGTACCAGGAACTTTCGGCTCACGCACGTGCTTCGCCATAACCTCTTCTGTGGTTGCCGCTGTGGTTATGTTTCCCGAACtttctatggctactataccACACAATGGCTCACTTGTTGGCTTTTCTCCTTTATCCATGGTGCACACTGACGCTCCAGGAGAATCGATAATCGGCGTACGCACGTGCTTCGCCGAAACCGTGTCTGCACCCACGATCATACTGCTTCCTGAAGCTTCTGGATTTGTCGGGTTCTCCGCATGCTCGGGTTTCGATGTGGGTTTCGGTGTTCGCGTTACTCTTGGCATGTTCAGTCCTCAATTTCACCAAAggcacgtttttttttacttttactatgAGTAGCAAGTCCAAGATATACGATAGTGCGAAAAAAGTTTTATAATGTTCCCAAATAAGGTTTTTAATGTTCTTGCACTCTTCGAAATAATTAGATTTGGACAGGTTTTGATCTCGAGCATAGGTTGTTTTATTCActcaactgattttattcctTGATCGTACCGATAAAACTTTTGTCCTTTTACGTCCGCTTCTGACTTGCTACTGGCTTGCTTATTTCCACTCCTTCCAGCTACTCCGTTGTCAATTCCGCTCCTGGGTTCGAACCTAGCCAGCTATTATGGTAACTATTTTGTATGGTCCGAACGGCTCGAGCAGTTCGAGTACTTTTAAAGTGGACGTTCGTAACAgttggtttgattttctttttggtttttctacaAATAATTATCTTACCTTAATAATCTTACCATGTTAGTAAAACGAAAAGTATGATTATTTCACTTCTTCTGTGAATTTGCTTCCCTCACTTGGCAAAGCAGTGCTAGTGCGTTTGTCATCTCTATGGGTCACTTGGGAGGCATCTCTACAAGGACACCGTAAAAACATACCTCAATCGCCATTCCGGTCGAGTGTTGTGGTTTACAACTTCACCGGACACTCGTGTGGAGAGTAGCAAGAAAGATCGCTCGGTTGTCTGCCCTTTTCGCTTGCGGGGTGTAATCGTCCACAGTGGTTTCCCTCGATACTGGTCAACATGCAACTTAGCCTCTCATTCCGGTTCAAATACTGCCCGGGTTCTCCCGTTTGCTACGTCCTTTTATGGGAACCGTTCGGGACCGAGACCACCCTGACTgaataattttcctcccctcgaCGATTCTTCTTGagtccttttcttttctcttctcccAACACCATTGATTGCTGGGAACCGTTCTACGGGGTTCAATTTGTGCTGAACTGCTGCAAAATTGCAGAAACGTAACTATCAAGCGAACAGACCAGTACGCAAAGAATCCCAACAAATGAACCATTTTCCTTTGAttattgttcttttttctaccAGTCTTGTTTCATAAGAGAAGACGCAAATATTGCTtatggttgatttttttagaaagagcaattttataatttaaatgaatttgATCTAGAAGAGTTTTGCCAGACAAAATTAAACGTTGCACTATgctctataaaaaaaaagagttaaAGGCAGTTACTATTCTCTGTTcaatggaaaaaaggggatTCATCAAAATTGAGTAGTATGTACTTTACTTGTACTATTCAATTTTATGTCCAATTTTGTTATGTGTGTGAACTTGTCTTGTGTTAGTTCAAAatctaaaaaatgaaaactcttCCTAATCAAATGATGAATACTATAAATCACATACAACATTTTTAGAAAACGTCAGTCGTTCATGCAATTTGTTTCTCAATGTTCAAAAttcgttaaaaaaattatatacaAACAGAGTTAGTTGCTCTTTGCATCTATCAAATTTTTATTGCAGAAACGATGAATAGTAtcaagaaaacaaactgatACAAATGTTATCTTATTGTCGTTAGAATGACGATATGTTATGTTATTACAAGAGATTGTCAGTACACGTAGCGTGACGCACTGGGAAAGTGTCTCCCTTCATTTGCTCGGACTGCCCTTTACTTGACTAGATCGAACCTTGTTATCGGGCAAACGCAACTCACCGAATAAACATGACGACGATGGATAGATAGGAAGCTCTTCAGTATTCACGCTTATCCCTTATGCATCGGCTTCCGTTGTGTTGTCATTGCCGGTGGCGTTCTTCGTCGTGGGAGCATGAGCGATGGCGGTCGGTTTCCCATGCGTGATCGGTATGTTATCGGCGTCGAACTGGAACATTGGATAGCGAGGTGCGAATGGTTCCGCGCCGAGCGTCGGCGGAACATCGTCATCGTGAATGCTGACTTCTTTGCCGCCGGTGGCTTTCTCGAATGTGTGTGGAACTGCGGAGAGGGTGGACAGTTCGATCGTGAAAGTGCTCCACGAGGGATTACAGGAGATTACTTACTCTTGAGTGACTGCACGCTCCCGTGCAGGGTCTTTCTGCTGATGGTGGAAGCCGTCGTGAGGTGCGCCTCGACGATGGAGGCACGCTGTTGGGTTTTGTTGAGGTTCCTCAGCGGCACGGTCCCGATCGTCACCGGAACACGCACGGACGGGCTGCAGGCCATCCCGACGACCCTCGCCGTCACCTCCACGAAATACGCTATCCGAATGATGGTGTCGTTCCGTGTGGGGGGTTCCGGAGGAACTAGAAACCGCCTTTCGTAACCGGCCGATCCGCGGGCATCCACGCCACTGCACTGGTACTTGGCCAGCGTGCAGTAGACGGACTTCTCCTGCTCGTAGGGACTTTTACTCCGGTACTGCACCTGCCGGCGTAGCTTGAGCTTCATCTCCGTGATGCATTTGCCGCTCTGGTTCGACACGTCCACCGTGACGAGAATGAACTGACCCGGCACGTAGCCGGTCATCGGCAGCATGACGTTGATGGTGAGCGGCGCCGACCGGCACGGTCCGCAGCTGAACCGCTTGATGTGCTCCTGCACCACGGCCACGTTCAGTGGCGGTGTGACGCTGTTCAGGTTGAGCTGGTTCACCACGGTGAAGGCGATCTTGTAGGTCAGATCGATTTTCCACGGCCGCTCGAAGATGACCCGGACCGTATAGCGGATGTAGCCATAGTCACCCTCGAACGACGTCGGAAGCGTGTTCGGGAGCACGATCGAGAATCGATAGATCTGTCGCCCAGGTGGGAGCTCAATCGGATCTTCTACAAATAAGAAGGGTGGAGTTTTCACTCTGTGGATCAACATTCTTCCAACAGCGCAACATACCAGACTCGGCACGCACCAAATCCAAAGTGTGCGTGAGAAAGTCCTCACGGCCACTGAACATGACCGTGGTTCCAGTTCCGTACGTTTCCGTCCATCGGACGCACCCAAGTCCGGTTATCTTAAGCAACACTCCTAAAAACGCCATAAACACAAGAGGTATTACCGCAACACACCACCAACACAGCTGCGTcgcacgaaaaacaaacctttcaCCTTCTTCTGCTTCGGTAGCACAATGTCCACCGTGCCGGATAGCCTTTGCCCGGCGAAGAACACTCCATGATGATTCTCGTCGAAGGAAATCGAACACGCAGGAGACGGAGCCATCGGTATGGGACCGACAATACCAATCCGTGCTGATCGTTAAACGCAGGCCAACGAAAAGAGCGCAAATTTCTAAAACACACACTAAACGCTACCAATTTGCTGGGACAAAGAACGGTTGGCAGTTTTTGCAAAGACGAGCCATGAACTAGACCGCAGAGACGCAGTTTACGACTGGCGAGCCAAAGAGTTGCGTGTTTTTCAAGCGGCGAACTTTTATCTCTCCCAACTAAAGCGTGATAAGATAAGACTACTTGTGCGATAAAGTGCGAATTGCTTGGaggaggtttttttctttgccgaTGTGAAATTATGTCGTCAAATTTCCAGATGTAAGGCTTTAGCGTAAACTGTGACAGTGGAATTTAATTAGTTTCTTTGTGACGGTTTTGAAGAATTGaagtaaattgtttttatctGTTCAAGCGCGGAAgttaatttcaaacaaatggaaatCTTTATTACTCTGCACTTTTTGTATGATTTCATTTGTTGATTGGTTTAACGTATATCAAACCAACTTTAGAATAATATGTTACTTTCTGCTACTTCCCATAACGATTCTGTTTTGAATGACTACTTAAATGAGAAAGAGCTAcaacatttgattgtttccatATTTTGAAACTAATTTAGGCACCGTTCCGTTGATCTGCTTGTAATGTAAATGcattagaatttttgaaacattaattATCGAGTGAAATTCTATCAGACAACATAAATAATTTGTActcaacaaaaatgaaaatctaCACATTTCGAAAGGTAATTAATTACCTGCGGGATAGCAAATTGTCAtccataaattaatttaaagaaCAATGTTTTTTCCAGGTATGTTACAAAACTTTTACCATGTGCCTTGGAAATAGAGTATCTAGACCCTCTTTGCGTTTACATTTGCATTCCACTGTCATCGCTACCACGAGCTACAGCGTTAAGTTTCCCCAGAGCCACTTTCCCATGGTCCGTTCGGCGCGGAAAACGATCGAGAAAATGGTTGCAGCCGATGCCGACCTGTAGCGGGAGTACAATGCGTTTGTCGCATTGCATATTTCATGTAAAATTCCGCTGACCCCAAATATGGCACTGCGATCGATTGCCATTTGCTAGTTTCGTTCGCCCGATGGCTGAACACGGCAATGCTCTTAAGTGCCGTTTCGGGCCATGGCCAGCATCCCCAGCTAGCTCGAAGCCACTGCATTCCTCCGCTGCGACAGATTCGTAGCAAGTTGCCGCAGCCTGGCCGGGCCGTATCGTTCCCAGCCAACGGGAAGATGTGCAAACGAACGCGAACGGTGTGAGAACGTGGCCGGCCCGGTTTGGGAAAATGCAGAGGTTTTCAACCCGAGCTACATTTAGCGAACGAAACTAAAGGATGGCGATATACCGAACGGTTTAGAACGTGTTAAATTGGCAAACTttaccaaaaataaatgtgcAAATTCTGTATGCACAAACGGCAGGCAATGGCTTTAAAGTATGCTCACAATAGCACGTTCAGTTAAATCAAATTAACATGAAAAATTTTGAACTCATCAATCAATCGTAACCCTGGCAAACACTGCACTGAAATTTTACCTTTTAGCGTCAACGGGAACCCTGTGACTTCATCACAAATGTACATatattttgtacatttttaaaGAACACATTGCACATAGTCCCGCGTACTCTGACCAAAACGACACGCGCaccaaaaacatcaaaacaaccaGGAATGCTGGTAGTCCAGGCCAGTATCCAACGTCCCTAACCTGTCCCGCAAAGGCTGGTGGAAAGGAGATGGattctaattaaaataaattaagcaccttgtgCGCGGAGTCAACGTCAGTTAGTTTCTGGCTTTCGGTAGATTCCACGGTTCATTGATCAACCTACAAAATGCGATTGCCAGGATCGGCGATTGTGACATCTTGTGACATTTGCACGTGGTATGGAATTGGTGAATTGATGTCAACCATTGAGAGTGATCCATTGGACTGCAATTGTAGGGTGTTTTGAATTGCGGCTCTAGGTGGTCTAGTGTTCCTCTAACAGGTCCATATATTAACATTCTCGCAGTAAATAGTTTTGCctattatttttgcttttcggCCGAAATAAAATAGCTTTTGAGCGAAATCAACCAAATTCGCATTCGAACAAACGGCTCTACCGTTTGCTGATCCAACAGGGTGACAGGGCTGGTTGTTGTAAcaccatttaaaaaataatcggACCAAAGATCTCGATCCTTTCCCATACGCTGAGACGGTACAGCCAATGTTTGCTATTCGCTTGCCTTTTGTCACTGTCGTCGCGATCGCTGAGATCTTAATGTGTGATCATTCACCGTGCCCTGCAATTTCGTTCGCTGCCATTCAGTAACCGTTGCACCTGCACTTGCATCAACAATTGGGCCTAATGAACCTTGCGTCGTTGCATATTCGCTACCGGCGACAGTAGCTGGCCCTTTCCCGGTTGTCGCTGTTGTTGATGTACGATCTCTTTCGCTCGCTTTTAAGAGGTGTTTCTCTGCGGTTCTTACCGCAGACGGTGCCCAAGTCAACATCTGTTGTCTGGTGCAGTCTCGAGAGATAGAGGCCGTGCCTTCGATACTGGAGGAAGCAAAGAAATTGGTGCAAAAAAGAGcggaaaaagagagaggaTTGAGCATGAAAACAAGTTCCTGCTTGTTTCAATTACATGTTCTGTAACCGTTACTTTCCGTCGTTTTCGTCAAGTAGAACATTTTTGGGTTGTGTTTGTACCTGTTGAAATTCAAGTTTCTTACGAATCGACAGTATGTGACAGTTATTTCCAGAGACCTTCGCCTCTCTTCCTATATAACAGCAGAGCCAGAGTATCTTTCATGATTTTTAGAACATTAAATACTCGTCCGGGCTGAAAGGATAGTGTTCACGGTTTTTTATAAatcttattaaaattaaattaagatAAAATATACCTAAACCTCAAAACCTTCTTATATTCACCTACTGAATGTTAAGAAAAGAAATCCTCCGACTTGCAAAATCATTATTAATTGCACTGAAACGTGACCACGCACTTCGTCTGGTTAAGAACGGTTCGACGCTATTAGTCACTCTAGCGACTTAAGCCTTGACTGCCTACGCAACACGACATTATGGGTTTGGTATTGTGTCCTAACGACCTGAATGGGATTATTACGGTTGTGCAACTTTTCTTCACCCTCATTTCCAGTGGATTAAGTTGCGTGGAAGAACATTTTAAGAAGCGTAACAACATAATTTATAGTCGTTCCCTGCTGTGTCTTATACCATTGGCTTCCGATTGCTGAAATACTGTGCCCGCTTTACTgaatattattaaatttacTAAGTTATTTTTCATACAGTTTTCGGATCACTATCGGGTACATTTTATTGAGCCACTCTAATGATGATTGAACGAAAATTACCGAGTGAAATACAAGCGCATTTCGGTTATATTGGTACTTATCTACTCATGATAAATCATAGTTTTTATTACAATATAAACATATCTCGATGTGATCGTACACAACATTTATTTCACTATCgatttccattcatcagtgTCGAGTGAGGCGAACAGAtgttcaaaatatgttttcgcGCTTCTCAAGGATTGTAAAATTT encodes:
- the LOC131294256 gene encoding uncharacterized protein LOC131294256: MPRVTRTPKPTSKPEHAENPTNPEASGSSMIVGADTVSAKHVRTPIIDSPGASVCTMDKGEKPTSEPLCGIVAIESSGNITTAATTEEVMAKHVREPKVPGTSVCATEQKDMLIGERSGNIVLAKAIKSERAMSALSSHSSQASSVRVRELELSLRKLEEEKNIEQAYIAKKYALLSLAAEQDQDACSLYSRSSKTSSRQTSAEGPIKQSHAPSGSHTIAESKTHSGLNKEKVAARKAISRELPKFDGNAENWPLFIATYNRTTEMCGFTEEENLIRLQNGLIGKALEAVRSLLMYPSNNARIINTLRVLYGQPERIIHQLTLKIGALPTPKEDRLETLVDFAVAVQNYCATVEACDIPDYLYNVTLLHQLVGKLPPTVKLQWAQHKATLPEANLSSFSDWLFTLAEAVSGVIIPSTTEMDQKKPSVPQMSDRRGRRVNSHTVDIPRRRTTETGQCCVVCNKNCKLLTECKTFQQMTRQERWEVVNRNALCRSCLQQYKGPPEACCSFQLCGKHGCVRKHHQLLHNEHQGTNPSLQQPRIDPNLNVSHNTHLSVSGSVLLKYVPITVVGAGKQIDTFALLDEGSELTLIDQALVDEMELNGKLNPLSVKWSDGTIRTEPKSQMVNIQIVAAGRKFTLKKARTVAHLKLTPQTANMTHLADRYQHLKGLPLVSYENATPRILIGASHPQIAAARKIKEGRYGEPLAAKTSLGWTVYGPVGGNAGKSSSPQSLYIHRYEDNVDADMHRALLEYFSLDNMGVTKPAKPLMAADDERAMNILQTRTSFNGTRYETGLLWRFDNVNLPPNKDMALRRHQNLERRMEKDPELARVLKQTIADYCRKDYIRELSTIEQADVKWYLPIFPVVNPNKPGKVRIVWDAAAKTHQGLSLNSMLLKGPDLVTPLFDILLRFRVHRIGIAGDIREMFHQIGIIGEDQRYQCFLWTKDDGKPAVYAMKVMTFGACCSPCTAQYIKNLNADQYQASHPEAWSAIVKSHYVDDLLISVKTEAEAAKLINDVVKNGVGRGVVETLVHSVYSVRVRFRAPSTARPAHFFDGKLKP
- the LOC131294257 gene encoding arrestin domain-containing protein 17-like, with product MAPSPACSISFDENHHGVFFAGQRLSGTVDIVLPKQKKVKGVLLKITGLGCVRWTETYGTGTTVMFSGREDFLTHTLDLVRAESEDPIELPPGRQIYRFSIVLPNTLPTSFEGDYGYIRYTVRVIFERPWKIDLTYKIAFTVVNQLNLNSVTPPLNVAVVQEHIKRFSCGPCRSAPLTINVMLPMTGYVPGQFILVTVDVSNQSGKCITEMKLKLRRQVQYRSKSPYEQEKSVYCTLAKYQCSGVDARGSAGYERRFLVPPEPPTRNDTIIRIAYFVEVTARVVGMACSPSVRVPVTIGTVPLRNLNKTQQRASIVEAHLTTASTISRKTLHGSVQSLKIPHTFEKATGGKEVSIHDDDVPPTLGAEPFAPRYPMFQFDADNIPITHGKPTAIAHAPTTKNATGNDNTTEADA